One part of the Sus scrofa isolate TJ Tabasco breed Duroc chromosome 8, Sscrofa11.1, whole genome shotgun sequence genome encodes these proteins:
- the LOC100624892 gene encoding LOW QUALITY PROTEIN: 40S ribosomal protein S4, X isoform-like (The sequence of the model RefSeq protein was modified relative to this genomic sequence to represent the inferred CDS: deleted 1 base in 1 codon), which produces MPSTAMARGPKKHLNHVAAPKPWMLDKPTGVFAPHPSTGPHKLRECLPLIIFLRNRLKCALIGDEIKVCMQCFIKIDGKVHTDITYPAGFMNAIHIDKTGENFCLICDTKGHFALHCITPEEAKYKCCKGRKIFVGTKEIPHLVTHDARTIRYPDPLIKGNDTIRIDLETGKITDFIKFDTGNLCMVTGGAKRGRIGVITSRERLPGSFNVVHVKGANGNSFATQLSNTFVIVKGNKPWISLPRGKGIHLTIAEGKDKRLAAKGSSG; this is translated from the exons ATGCCTAGCACGGCCATGGCTCGTGGTCCCAAGAAACACCTGAATCACGTAGCAGCTCCAAAGCCTTGGATGCTGGATAAACCGACTGGTGTGTTTGCTCCTCATCCATCTACTGGTCCCCACAAGCTGAGGGAATGTCTCCCCCTCATCATTTTCCTAAGGAACAGACTTAAGTGTGCCCTAATAGGAGATGAAATAAAGGTCTGCATGCAGTGTTTCATTAAGATTGATGGCAAGGTGCACACGGATATAACCTACCCTGCTGGGTTTATGAATGCCATCCACATTGACAAGACTGGAGAGAATTTCTGTCTGATCTGTGACACCAAGGGTCATTTTGCCCTTCATTGTATCACACCTGAGGAGGCCAAGTACAAGTGTTGCAAAGGGAGAAAGATCTTTGTGGGCACAAAGGAAATCCCTCACCTGGTCACCCATGATGCCCGTACCATCCGCTACCCTGATCCCCTCATCAAGGGGAATGACACCATTCGAATTGATTTGGAGACTGGCAAGATTACTGATTTCATCAAATTTGATACTGGTAACCTGTGCATGGTGACT GGAGGTGCTAAGCGGGGAAGAATTGGTGTGATCACCAGCAGGGAGAGACTTCCTGGTTCTTTCAATGTAGTCCATGTGAAAGGTGCCAATGGCAACAGCTTTGCCACCCAGCTCTCCAACACTTTTGTTATTGTCAAAGGCAACAAACCATGGATCTCTCTTCCCCGTGGAAAGGGTATCCACCTTACCATTGCCGAGGGGAAAGACAAGAGACTGGCGGCCAAAGGGAGCAGTGGATAA